The Daucus carota subsp. sativus chromosome 2, DH1 v3.0, whole genome shotgun sequence genome includes a window with the following:
- the LOC108208418 gene encoding transcription repressor OFP13, with the protein MGKKIVKFPSMFKKRSSSDQWQWPSSGKHNVNYENGDELMFKTVNSVFLEPCIGDQTSGDKPSYGWFTNAEYSPSLSDTSEQVEDEDDQEMEDELEEIIRGVRSDRLFFEPCNSLLGSSTTTTTTTTGTAATSDTRGASDDVCYNDVEELPFKESIVLAMESEDPYEDFKGSMLEMVESHGLKDWECLEELLEWYLKMNGKMNHGVIVQAFVDLLVGLASDDSTSFSSAASSFSASSSSPLSTVSRRELCNHDHM; encoded by the coding sequence AGATCATCAAGTGATCAGTGGCAATGGCCGTCCTCTGGAAAGCATAATGTGAATTATGAGAATGGGGATGAGTTGATGTTCAAGACGGTTAATTCGGTTTTCTTGGAGCCCTGCATTGGTGATCAGACGTCGGGAGATAAGCCGTCTTATGGATGGTTTACGAATGCTGAGTACTCTCCAAGCCTTTCGGATACTAGTGAGCAGGTTGAGGATGAGGATGATCAGGAGATGGAAGATGAGCTGGAGGAGATCATCCGTGGGGTGCGATCAGACAGGCTGTTTTTCGAGCCCTGCAATTCGTTGTTAGgctcatcaacaacaacaacaaccacgACAACAGGAACTGCAGCAACTAGTGACACTAGAGGTGCTAGTGATGATGTTTGTTACAATGATGTGGAGGAGTTGCCGTTCAAGGAAAGTATAGTCTTGGCTATGGAATCAGAAGATCCGTATGAAGATTTCAAGGGATCAATGCTGGAGATGGTGGAGAGTCATGGATTGAAAGATTGGGAATGTTTGGAGGAGTTGCTGGAATGGTACTTGAAAATGAATGGTAAAATGAACCACGGGGTGATTGTACAAGCTTTTGTTGATTTGCTGGTGGGACTTGCTTCTGATGACTCTACTTCATTTTCTTCGGCTGCTTCTTCTTTCTCTGCTTCCTCCTCTTCTCCTTTGTCCACAGTTAGCAGGAGAGAGCTTTGTAACCATGATCACATGTAA